A stretch of the Mycolicibacterium celeriflavum genome encodes the following:
- a CDS encoding alpha/beta hydrolase produces the protein MALGIDAQVLAEMAPLLAAVGDIAPAPVGDVESRRVNGHRMFDSVAAAWAPAAGIEVTQYSLSTDDGTTLRLGWYHRAAAQPGSAALYLHGGGMIFGLEHIGRMYDAAVRDYVAASGVPMLVVDYRIAPEHPHPTPVEDCFAALSWLAGNAATLGVDPARIAVMGDSAGGGLAAAVCLLARDRGGPAIAAQILIYPMLDDRPITPDPALMPYLTWTYDDNLTGWGALLGADAGTDSVPPYAAPARATDLRGLPDTYLDVGDLDIFRNEDISYARRLADAGVPTELHVYPGCPHAFEALARNAGVSRRAISDRVRRLRSL, from the coding sequence ATGGCTCTCGGCATCGACGCCCAGGTGCTCGCGGAAATGGCGCCGCTTCTGGCCGCGGTCGGTGACATCGCGCCCGCGCCGGTGGGCGACGTCGAGTCGCGGCGGGTCAACGGACACCGAATGTTCGACTCGGTCGCCGCCGCATGGGCACCCGCCGCGGGCATCGAAGTCACGCAGTATTCGTTGAGCACCGACGACGGCACGACGCTACGACTCGGCTGGTACCACCGGGCGGCGGCACAACCCGGCAGCGCGGCGCTGTATCTACATGGCGGCGGAATGATCTTCGGGCTCGAACACATCGGGCGCATGTACGACGCAGCGGTGCGCGACTACGTGGCTGCCTCCGGCGTGCCGATGCTGGTCGTCGACTACCGCATCGCCCCGGAGCACCCGCACCCGACGCCGGTCGAGGACTGTTTTGCGGCGCTGAGCTGGCTGGCCGGAAACGCCGCGACGCTCGGTGTCGACCCCGCTCGGATCGCCGTGATGGGCGACAGCGCCGGCGGCGGCCTGGCGGCGGCCGTCTGTCTACTGGCGCGGGATCGCGGCGGGCCGGCGATCGCTGCACAGATTCTGATCTACCCGATGCTCGACGACCGCCCCATCACCCCCGACCCGGCCCTGATGCCGTATCTGACATGGACCTATGACGACAACCTCACCGGTTGGGGCGCATTGCTCGGTGCGGACGCCGGGACGGATTCCGTGCCGCCGTACGCCGCGCCGGCCCGCGCCACGGACCTGCGCGGGCTCCCGGACACCTACCTGGACGTGGGTGATCTCGACATCTTCCGCAACGAGGACATCTCCTATGCGCGCCGACTCGCCGACGCCGGGGTGCCGACCGAGTTGCACGTGTACCCGGGTTGTCCGCACGCGTTCGAGGCGCTGGCCAGAAACGCCGGCGTATCGCGGCGGGCGATCAGCGATCGCGTACGTCGCCTGCGCAGCCTCTGA
- a CDS encoding Rv2629 family ribosome hibernation factor, producing the protein MQSEHFRTLLTSNGPYASVYFDDSHNTADAAAQMELKWRSLREQLEQQGADPTVTQSIEQAVVQTTPPVGRRGRAVVASRDGVLVNEHLIRPIGPIVRVSTLPYIVPVVEHALDRPTYAVVIVDHEGGDITLYREGTAVSDTVDGDAYPVHKAAGADTPGYGDPQRAAEGARQQNIRAVAVQLTALVDDARPVVVFVVGEVQSRTDLVAQLPERVTALVVDVNVGARHSGFDAADLQQAIDQEFQHRRLAAIDDAAQRFSAEVGRGEGMATEGLAGVTAALRAGAVETLIIGDVGDATVVAGDDLATIAPNANVLSELGTAPTQTLRADEALPMAAIATGAALIRTDERIAPADGVAAILRYALPR; encoded by the coding sequence ATGCAATCCGAACACTTCCGCACCTTGCTGACCTCGAACGGCCCCTACGCGTCGGTGTACTTCGACGATTCGCACAACACCGCGGACGCAGCCGCGCAGATGGAGTTGAAGTGGCGGTCGCTGCGTGAGCAACTCGAGCAGCAGGGCGCCGACCCGACGGTGACCCAGAGCATCGAACAGGCCGTCGTGCAGACCACTCCGCCGGTCGGCCGCAGGGGGCGCGCCGTGGTGGCGAGCCGCGACGGCGTCCTGGTCAATGAGCACCTCATCCGGCCGATCGGACCCATCGTGCGGGTCTCGACGCTGCCCTACATCGTCCCGGTCGTCGAACATGCCCTCGACCGGCCGACGTACGCAGTGGTGATCGTCGACCACGAGGGTGGCGACATCACGTTGTACCGCGAGGGCACCGCGGTGTCGGACACGGTCGACGGCGATGCGTACCCGGTGCACAAGGCGGCGGGGGCGGATACGCCTGGCTACGGCGACCCGCAACGCGCCGCCGAGGGGGCGCGCCAACAGAACATCCGCGCAGTCGCGGTTCAGCTCACCGCCTTGGTCGACGACGCCAGACCCGTGGTGGTGTTCGTCGTCGGCGAAGTGCAGTCCCGCACCGACCTGGTCGCGCAACTGCCCGAACGGGTCACCGCGCTGGTCGTCGACGTGAATGTCGGGGCGCGGCACAGCGGTTTCGACGCCGCGGACCTGCAGCAAGCGATCGACCAGGAGTTCCAGCACCGTCGCCTGGCTGCGATCGACGACGCCGCACAACGGTTCAGCGCCGAGGTGGGCCGCGGCGAAGGCATGGCGACCGAAGGCCTCGCCGGCGTCACCGCGGCGCTGCGGGCCGGCGCGGTCGAGACGCTGATCATCGGCGACGTCGGTGATGCGACCGTCGTCGCCGGTGACGACCTCGCGACGATCGCACCGAACGCGAACGTGCTCTCCGAACTAGGGACGGCTCCGACCCAGACCCTGCGGGCCGACGAGGCGCTTCCGATGGCGGCGATCGCGACCGGTGCCGCGCTGATCCGCACCGATGAGCGCATCGCTCCGGCCGACGGCGTCGCGGCAATCCTGCGGTACGCGCTACCCCGTTGA
- a CDS encoding cyclopropane mycolic acid synthase family methyltransferase produces the protein MPEKSTDTAQDLTPHFEDVQSHYDLSDDFYRLFLDPTQTYSCAYFERDDMTLEEAQLAKIDLSLGKLGLQPGMTLLDVGCGWGATIKRAVQRYDVNVIGLTLSKNQQAHVQNVLDELDSPRSKRVLLQGWEQFHEPVDRIVSIGAFEHFGRDRYDEFFKTAYDVLPADGVMMLHTIVKPSNEEFEKRGLPITMTKIRFFKFIMDEIFPGGDLPQVTAVEEHATKAGFNVRLVQPLRLHYARTLDHWSAALEAHKDEAIAIQSQEVYDRYMKYLTGCADLFREGYTDVCQFTLTKS, from the coding sequence GTGCCAGAAAAATCGACCGACACCGCCCAGGACCTGACGCCGCATTTCGAGGACGTGCAGTCGCATTACGACCTGTCCGACGACTTCTACCGGCTGTTCCTCGACCCCACCCAGACCTACAGTTGCGCCTACTTCGAGCGCGACGACATGACGCTCGAGGAAGCGCAGCTCGCCAAGATCGACCTGTCACTCGGCAAGCTCGGACTTCAGCCCGGGATGACGCTTCTCGACGTCGGCTGCGGCTGGGGCGCGACGATCAAGCGCGCAGTACAGCGCTACGACGTCAACGTCATAGGGCTGACTCTGAGCAAGAACCAGCAGGCCCATGTCCAGAACGTGCTCGACGAGCTCGACAGCCCCCGCAGCAAGCGGGTCCTGCTGCAGGGCTGGGAGCAGTTCCACGAGCCGGTCGACCGCATCGTGTCCATCGGTGCATTCGAGCACTTCGGTCGCGACCGTTATGACGAGTTCTTCAAGACCGCCTACGACGTGCTGCCTGCCGACGGCGTGATGATGTTGCACACCATCGTCAAGCCCAGCAACGAAGAGTTCGAGAAGCGCGGCCTGCCCATCACCATGACAAAGATCCGGTTCTTCAAGTTCATCATGGACGAGATCTTCCCGGGCGGAGATCTACCGCAGGTGACCGCCGTCGAGGAGCATGCAACCAAGGCCGGCTTCAACGTCCGGCTCGTGCAGCCCCTGCGGCTGCACTACGCGCGCACCCTGGACCACTGGAGCGCCGCGCTCGAGGCGCACAAGGACGAGGCGATCGCCATTCAGTCGCAAGAGGTCTACGACCGGTACATGAAGTACTTGACCGGTTGCGCCGACTTGTTCCGCGAGGGTTACACCGACGTCTGCCAGTTCACCCTGACCAAGAGCTAA
- a CDS encoding HAD family hydrolase — MTGRAKTASAVLFDVDGTLVDSNYLHVHAWYRAFEDAGHPVEAWRIHRSIGMDGTTLVNTLAGQAGAAVCEQAKDLHSRYYKELAPLLKRLPGAQELLEAVHKLDIRVVLATSAPEEELSVLREVLDCDQLVSAVTSSKDVDTAKPEPDIIEIALERAGVPASHAVFLGDTVWDMEACRRAGVDSIGVLSGGVSRSELEKAGAQRVFEHPLELCQHLDDTSIAALANIVGAR, encoded by the coding sequence GTGACCGGCCGGGCCAAGACCGCGTCGGCGGTGTTGTTCGACGTCGACGGCACGCTGGTCGACTCGAACTACCTGCACGTGCACGCGTGGTATCGGGCGTTCGAGGACGCCGGCCACCCCGTTGAGGCCTGGCGCATCCACCGCTCGATCGGGATGGACGGCACGACGCTGGTGAACACGCTGGCAGGACAAGCCGGCGCTGCGGTGTGTGAGCAGGCCAAGGACCTGCACTCGCGCTATTACAAGGAACTGGCTCCCCTTCTCAAACGGTTGCCCGGCGCGCAGGAACTGCTCGAGGCCGTCCACAAGCTCGACATTCGAGTCGTGCTAGCGACCTCGGCGCCGGAGGAGGAGTTGTCGGTCCTGCGTGAGGTACTCGACTGCGACCAGTTGGTGTCCGCGGTGACGTCGTCGAAGGACGTGGACACCGCCAAACCCGAACCCGACATCATCGAGATCGCGCTCGAGCGCGCCGGCGTGCCGGCCTCGCACGCCGTCTTCCTGGGCGACACGGTGTGGGATATGGAGGCCTGTCGGCGCGCCGGAGTGGACAGCATCGGGGTGCTGAGCGGGGGAGTGTCGCGTTCAGAGCTCGAAAAGGCCGGGGCTCAGCGGGTTTTCGAACATCCTCTCGAGCTCTGCCAACACCTGGACGACACCTCGATCGCGGCGCTGGCCAACATCGTCGGCGCCCGCTGA
- a CDS encoding SRPBCC family protein, with translation MDGAVTVSMAAPAERIWDLIADVRNTGKFSPEVMEAEWLGGATGPALGARFRGHVKRNEIGPVYWTTCEVTACEPGREFGFAVLLGDKPVNNWHYRLTPVEGGTEVTESFRLTDSMPMKVFSVLGGQLRRRRNIRDMRKTLERIKAVVESPDGG, from the coding sequence GTGGACGGAGCGGTGACGGTGTCGATGGCGGCGCCGGCGGAGCGGATCTGGGACCTGATCGCCGATGTGCGCAACACCGGCAAATTCTCCCCTGAGGTGATGGAGGCCGAATGGCTCGGCGGCGCGACCGGCCCGGCGCTGGGCGCCCGGTTCCGCGGGCACGTCAAACGCAACGAGATCGGGCCGGTGTATTGGACGACATGTGAGGTGACCGCCTGTGAACCGGGCCGCGAGTTCGGGTTCGCGGTGCTGCTCGGCGACAAACCGGTGAACAACTGGCACTACCGGCTCACCCCCGTCGAGGGCGGCACCGAGGTCACCGAGTCGTTCCGGCTGACCGACTCGATGCCGATGAAGGTGTTCTCGGTGCTGGGTGGTCAGCTTCGGCGCCGTCGCAACATTCGCGACATGCGCAAGACGCTCGAGCGCATCAAAGCCGTCGTCGAATCGCCCGACGGCGGTTGA
- a CDS encoding cytochrome P450 — protein sequence MTPHTSGVQLTRVNGTAPPHVPLSDIDLGSWKFWVQSDDFRDGAFATLRREAPVSFHHPLETPGVQEGPGHWAITRFDDVWYASRHPHIFSSSPSITINDANPELSEYFGSMIVMDDPRHLRLRNIVSRAFTPRVVARTEASVRDRARRLVEAMIAEHPDGQGEVVGELAGPLPLQVICDMMGIPEDDHQQIFHWTNVILGFGDKDIAQDYEEFVKVAMDIGAYATAHAEDRRARPQEDLTTALVQAEVDGERLTSAEIASFFILLVVAGNETTRNAISHGVLALTRYPDERARWWADYETLAPTAVEEIVRWAAPVIYMRRTLTEDCELSGVKMAAGDKATLWYCSANRDEDRFADPWTFDVGRNPNPHAGFGGGGAHFCLGANLARREISVVFEELHRRIPDIAATDEPARLLSPFIHGIKRLPVSWTPPS from the coding sequence GTGACACCGCATACGTCCGGAGTTCAGCTGACCCGGGTGAACGGCACAGCGCCGCCGCACGTGCCGTTGTCCGACATCGACCTGGGCTCCTGGAAGTTCTGGGTGCAATCCGACGACTTCCGAGACGGTGCGTTCGCCACGCTGCGCCGTGAAGCGCCGGTGTCCTTCCATCACCCGCTCGAGACACCCGGTGTTCAGGAGGGTCCCGGGCACTGGGCGATCACCCGGTTCGACGACGTCTGGTACGCGAGCCGTCATCCGCACATCTTCAGCTCGAGCCCGAGCATCACGATCAACGATGCCAACCCGGAACTGTCGGAGTACTTCGGCTCGATGATCGTCATGGACGACCCGCGTCATCTGCGCCTGCGCAACATCGTCAGCCGGGCGTTCACCCCGAGGGTGGTGGCGCGCACCGAGGCGTCGGTCCGCGACCGGGCCCGGCGTCTCGTCGAGGCGATGATCGCCGAACATCCCGACGGCCAAGGCGAAGTCGTCGGGGAGTTGGCGGGTCCGCTGCCGCTGCAGGTGATCTGCGACATGATGGGCATCCCGGAAGACGACCATCAGCAGATCTTCCACTGGACCAACGTGATTCTCGGCTTCGGCGACAAGGACATCGCGCAGGACTACGAGGAGTTCGTCAAGGTTGCGATGGACATCGGCGCCTACGCGACCGCCCACGCCGAGGACCGTCGGGCCCGTCCCCAGGAAGACCTGACGACCGCGCTGGTGCAGGCCGAGGTCGACGGTGAACGGCTGACGTCGGCGGAGATCGCGTCGTTCTTCATCTTGCTCGTGGTCGCCGGCAACGAGACCACCCGCAACGCGATCAGCCACGGCGTGCTGGCGCTCACCCGCTACCCCGACGAGCGGGCGCGGTGGTGGGCCGATTACGAAACGCTCGCCCCTACCGCGGTCGAGGAGATCGTCCGGTGGGCCGCCCCCGTGATCTACATGCGTCGCACCCTCACCGAGGACTGTGAACTGAGCGGCGTCAAGATGGCCGCCGGCGACAAGGCCACGCTGTGGTACTGCTCGGCGAACCGCGACGAGGACAGGTTCGCCGACCCGTGGACCTTCGACGTGGGACGCAATCCCAACCCCCACGCCGGGTTCGGCGGCGGCGGCGCGCATTTCTGCCTGGGCGCGAACCTGGCCCGGCGCGAGATCAGCGTCGTCTTCGAGGAGTTGCACCGGCGGATACCCGATATCGCCGCGACCGACGAGCCGGCGCGATTGCTGTCGCCGTTCATCCACGGGATCAAGCGACTGCCCGTGTCGTGGACACCGCCGAGCTGA
- a CDS encoding nuclear transport factor 2 family protein: MGQWSREELEDAFRRYQDVVVDIGQTWNWASYADQFTEDATYVEHALGNMSGREAIRDWIVPTMNTFPGSEMPFYPVEWYSIDVDKGWVINRNVNTMKDPGDGSVYGTPVLTVLKYAGDGKWSYEEDAYNPMNFLVMVQGYIQRCHELGTISDDARAFAGNMNWQLS, translated from the coding sequence ATGGGTCAATGGTCACGAGAAGAACTCGAGGACGCGTTCCGCCGCTACCAGGATGTGGTGGTCGACATCGGCCAGACGTGGAACTGGGCGAGCTATGCCGACCAGTTCACCGAAGACGCCACGTATGTCGAGCACGCACTGGGCAACATGTCCGGACGTGAGGCGATCCGCGACTGGATCGTCCCGACGATGAATACCTTTCCGGGCAGCGAAATGCCGTTCTATCCCGTCGAGTGGTACTCGATCGACGTCGACAAGGGCTGGGTCATCAACCGGAACGTCAACACGATGAAGGATCCCGGCGACGGCAGCGTGTACGGCACACCGGTGCTCACCGTGCTCAAATATGCCGGTGACGGCAAGTGGAGCTACGAGGAAGACGCCTACAACCCGATGAACTTCCTGGTGATGGTGCAGGGCTACATTCAACGCTGCCACGAGCTCGGCACGATTTCCGACGACGCCCGGGCGTTCGCCGGGAACATGAACTGGCAGCTGTCCTAA